The Proteus terrae subsp. cibarius genome contains the following window.
ACGCCAGTACAATGACATCCATAGACATCAATATTTGTATCTATGGCTTTTTTCGCACGTTGTAATGCTGATGGTGTCGCACAACGTAAATGTAATCCTCCTACAATCGCTTGAATTTGGTTGTTTCCTGTTATTCTTTTCGCGTGTCCAATGATGGATTCGATACCTGAGTGACTACAACCTGTGATAATCACTAAGCCTTTCTTTCCTTGCCAAACAAGAAAGCTATCATCAAGAACATAGTCATCTTCTTCGCCTGATTCATGAATAATAACACCGTAGCGTTTATTTACTTGTCGTTGGGTCACTTGCCCCGAATAGATAAAGTTTTCTTCAATAGCTAACGGTGCTTGTGTTAATTCAAAAGAGAACTGTGTTTCAAGTTTTTTGCGATCAAATAAAGGTGCTAACCGTTTAAATTTAATATTTTTATTGCCTAAAAAAAGTGCTGAATAACGAACAGAAAATAGATGGGGATGAGCGATAATTCGTGGTTTATGAATAAAAAAATCTACTGGCAAATGCGTGAGTCCACCAAAATGATCATAATGCCCATGAGACACAACAATTGTTTTCAACGTGGTTAAATCAATACCCATTTTTTTGGCATTTGAAATAAAAGTAAGGTCTTTTCCAGTATCAAAGAGAATTTTAGCTTGGCACTCATCATCTTCTAACAATAATGATAAACCAGGGTAGTGGTTAAGTTCAGGATTAATTGATTTGTTTTCTAGCAATGCGGTGATCGTTAACATAGGGATTTTTTAATTATTATCAGGAGATAACTTATAGTAATTAAAAAAAGAATTTGTTCCAAATATAAAAGCTGTCTATCTGTACAATTGCTTTACCTTTGAAGCCACATAATCGCTGTTACGCACGAACAGAACATAACAGCGATATCACTAAATCTGCAAATATTCTTATTTATCGCTATAAAAACATTAGGCTTATCTTATCGCCCTATTTTCTTACTACCATAACAGAACGTTTTGCATAACGTGTAATATCTGCAGCAGTTGAACCTATATGATATGAATCGTCTTCCGGATTATGCGAGCCAATCACAATTAAATCCGCATTCACTTCATCAGCAACCTGTAATATTGCATCTCTTGGTGTACCAATACAAATGTGAGTTTGTATTCTATCGTCAGGTAAATCAAAACGTTCGATTATTTTTTTAAGCTCTTTTTCCGCAGACGTTTTTAAGCATCCTTGATCTAATTGATCACCATTCATAACAAGTCGATAATAAGAAG
Protein-coding sequences here:
- a CDS encoding MBL fold metallo-hydrolase, translated to MLTITALLENKSINPELNHYPGLSLLLEDDECQAKILFDTGKDLTFISNAKKMGIDLTTLKTIVVSHGHYDHFGGLTHLPVDFFIHKPRIIAHPHLFSVRYSALFLGNKNIKFKRLAPLFDRKKLETQFSFELTQAPLAIEENFIYSGQVTQRQVNKRYGVIIHESGEEDDYVLDDSFLVWQGKKGLVIITGCSHSGIESIIGHAKRITGNNQIQAIVGGLHLRCATPSALQRAKKAIDTNIDVYGCHCTGVLGRKYLNAKDFNAGQSLSFE
- a CDS encoding universal stress protein yields the protein MYKNILVPIDIDEDNLMNKAIPLVENIAKNEDPYVHFLYVLPKLPQSSYYRLVMNGDQLDQGCLKTSAEKELKKIIERFDLPDDRIQTHICIGTPRDAILQVADEVNADLIVIGSHNPEDDSYHIGSTAADITRYAKRSVMVVRK